From a region of the Daphnia magna isolate NIES linkage group LG1, ASM2063170v1.1, whole genome shotgun sequence genome:
- the LOC116935445 gene encoding uncharacterized protein LOC116935445, translating to MMSRTKCGSVMRFGIGSYLISTLVETLNSTPWSLVIDETTDVSVSAALAIVAQFYSAKDKRLMVSLIEIANCCDATAIGITDTVFEVFEKVGLKTSMLVGFCADTCNAMFGAHHSLATILREQIQSIVTVKCNCHMSHLCSQKASLELPKIFEDVVRGTCTHFSRSPKRREAFKQFQKLVECEEHMLISPGQTRWLTLEYAVVRVLEQYDALVDYFRDLCETDPTTANDVILCGLEDPFIKIYLAFMSYALNQFNEFNTLFQSQIPLFHLIKREHSRLINIFARNFMEEEYVNSVNPLLLNPLESVKYLPEPEIYLAAVAIQPLSQHDAAAHAQQRAVIEKLEKDLKPLRHNCKRWFIVTIQQLQEKFDFRDPIYKITELFDPVNARSLKPNSLTLLFRRFPNLNTMCNRQKADNEWRDHASLPPSLFKVETSDEVKKLSVESYCGLPFSNAIAERAFSVVDQVKTPLRNNLHNLSLSSLILAQQWLKNEQASSASIEVPEGMVKGALKVKASATIN from the exons ATGATGAGTCGTACTAAGTGTGGCAGTGTTATGAGATTTG GAATCGGGAGCTATTTGATTTCAACATTAGTTGAAACACTGAATTCCACACCTTGGTCTTTAGTTATCGACGAGACCACAGATGTTTCCGTCAGTGCAGCACTTGCAATAGTAGCACAGTTTTACAGTGCTAAAGACAAGCGTCTCATGGTTAGTCTGATAGAAATTGCGAACTGTTGCGATGCTACTGCCATCGGTATAACCGACActgtttttgaagtttttgaGAAGGTGGGCTTGAAAACTAGCATGCTAGTTGGTTTTTGCGCCGACACCTGCAATGCAATGTTTGGTGCACACCACTCTCTGGCAACAATTCTTCGTGAACAAATTCAGTCCATTGTAACTGTGAAGTGCAACTGTCACATGAGTCATTTATGTTCGCAAAAAGCATCGCTTGAATTGCCGAAAATTTTTGAAGACGTGGTTCGTGGAACATGCACTCATTTTTCTCGGAGTCCCAAAAGACGAGAAGCGTttaaacaatttcaaaaactcGTCGAATGCGAAGAACATATGCTGATATCACCAGGTCAAACACGATGGCTAACTCTGGAGTATGCAGTAGTCCGTGTATTAGAGCAATACGATGCTTTGGTGGATTATTTTCGCGATTTGTGTGAGACAGACCCAACGACTGCGAATGACGTTATTTTGTGTGGACTCGAAGATccttttattaaaatctaccTGGCATTCATGAGCTATGCTTTAAACCAGTTTAACGAGTTCAACACTTTGTTCCAGTCCCAAATACCTCTCTTTCATTTGATCAAACGAGAACACAGCAGACTAATCAATATTTTCGCTCGCAATTTCATGGAAGAGGAATATGTGAATTCGGTGAATCCCTTACTTCTGAATCCGTTGGAAAGTGTTAAGTACTTGCCAGAGCCTGAAATTTATCTTG CAGCAGTGGCAATCCAGCCATTAAGTCAACATGATGCAGCTGCCCATGCACAACAAAGGGCGGTAATTGAAAAATTGGAGAAGGATCTAAAGCCACTGCGTCACAATTGCAAAAGATGGTTCATTGTGACTATCCAAcaacttcaagaaaaatttgatttcagGGATCCTATCTACAAGATTACGGAGCTTTTTGATCCAGTGAATGCCAGATCGTTGAAACCAAATTCTCTGACCTTATTGTTCAGGCGATTTCCAAACTTAAACACCATGTGTAACCGCCAAAAGGCGGACAACGAATGGCGTGACCACGCTTCCCTCCCACCTTCTTTATTCAAAGTCGAAACTTCAGATGAAGTTAAAAAGTTGTCAGTTGAATCGTATTGCGG CTTGCCCTTTTCAAACGCCATTGCCGAAAGAGCATTCAGCGTGGTAGACCAAGTCAAAACCCCTCTCAGAAACAATTTGCACAATCTGTCCCTCTCCAGTCTTATTTTGGCGCAGCAATGGTTGAAAAACGAACAAGCTTCAAGCGCATCCATCGAAGTTCCTGAAGGGATGGTTAAAGGCGCCTTAAAAGTCAAAGCCAGTGCCACCATTAACTAA
- the LOC116935453 gene encoding uncharacterized protein LOC116935453 produces the protein MSNADIKSKCEQLTGFYCGDVDPTDFYGECLQFVYYVEDEVKERQKKESSPNEKGRKKTLFETLYSRIKSNRLESSFPNIEIALRIFLSMMVTNCKGERSFSKLKRIKNESRASTTKDRLNNFTLMSIESDLLNDIDFNDIISDFASRKSRSVPI, from the coding sequence ATGAGTAACGCTGATATCAAAAGCAAATGTGAACAGCTCACAGGATTTTACTGTGGTGACGTAGATCCAACGGATTTCTACGGAGAATGTCTGCAATTTGTCTATTACGTTGAAGACGAAgtgaaagaaagacaaaagaaagaatcatcTCCCAATGAAAAAGGCCGCAAGAAAACATTGTTTGAGACTCTGTATTCaagaatcaaatcaaatcgtCTAGAATCATCTTTCCCGAACATCGAGATTGCTCTTCGCATATTTTTGTCCATGATGGTAACCAACTGTAAAGGAGAACGGTCCTTTTCAAAACTCAAGCGGATTAAAAATGAAAGCCGGGCAAGCACTACAAAGGACCGCCTCAATAATTTTACTTTGATGAGCATCGAGTCCGATCTACTTAACGATATTGATTTCAATGATATTATCAGTGATTTTGCTAGTAGAAAATCTCGATCTGTTCCAATTTAA